The Deltaproteobacteria bacterium genome segment AGCCTTTCCATTTCATTTCTGGTGTCCGGACGTCTACGAGGGTGCTCCGACTCCCATCACTGCCTTTCTCAGTGTCGGCCCCAAGGCTGCTGGCTTCGCGCTGTTTTTGAGATTTTTTTATCCTATGTTCACCAGCGACCAGGGCCACGGCCTCTATAAAGCGCTTGCTGGTTTGCAGTGGCCGGCAGTTCTGGCGTTGATCTCCGCTATAACCATGACCCTGGGGAATCTAGCTGCCCTCAGACAGAACAACCTGAAGCGACTCCTGGCCTACTCCAGCATTGCTCACGCAGGTTATCTCTTTATGGGAATTGTATGTCTTACTGGGCAGGGACTGAGATCGGTAGTGTTCTACCTGGTTGTCTACCTGTTTATGAACCTGGGTGCCTTTGCAGTTGTGACTGTAGTGGCTGGTGCTGGAGGCAGCGAAGAGATCAATTCCTACCGGGGGCTGGCCAGCAAAGCGCCTTTTACTTGCGTGGCCATGGCCATATTTCTCTTTTCACTGGTTGGCCTGCCGCCTTTCGCAGGGTTTATCGGCAAAGTGTACCTGTTTGCCGCGGTTATCTCTGAACAGATCTACTGGCTGGCAGTGGTAGCCGCAGTCAATACTGTCATTTCACTTTACTACTATCTGCGCATCGTCAAAGCGATGTTTCTGGAGACTTCGCCGGGGGGCATACAGATCTCAGTGCCCCTGAGCTTTCGACTGCTTCTGGCAAGCCTGTTGATTCCCACCCTCGGCCTTGGTCTCTACTGGCAGCCTCTAGCTACTGTAATTGCTTCCATGTTCTGAATCGCCACAAGAAGAATCCGGCCCTGCCACATGGCTTGTCCTCTCTAAATCTTGTGCTATAATATATACGTCTTTAATAGGAATAACGAACAACCCTCTGTTATTCTTGACCTAGAGAGGGTTTTTTATGGCTCTCTTTCTCTGTGTTGGGGCCCTGCTGTATTGTGCAACAGCAGGTAGACTGCCTGCGGGCCGGAAGGCCACTGCTTGTCGAGAGCCTGCTTCACTGTTTTCTCAGACAATGCCGGGGCAAACTCCGGCCGCCAAGCATGGCATGTCCAACTGACAATAATACTAAAGAGGTATGAGAATACCATGTTCAACGCTGTCCTGGTCTCTGTCGCTCTTGTGATTTTTCTTGGTGGCATGCTGTACAAGGTCTCGACCTGGTTTCGCTACACCATAGGACACCATGTGGAGCATATATCTCCCTACCGAAGAGCTGCTGCTGCCTGCAAGGGAATTGCCCGTACGCTACTGAGCA includes the following:
- a CDS encoding NADH-quinone oxidoreductase subunit N, which gives rise to MIPATFIQSNLQGLSFFGPELILTLAILILLVLGIVLPFWRYRLLYTLVGITALAASLLPLFWLHPPAAGLPYLSELFVWDWLTFFFRPFFVVAAAFTILLSQASLEIEKETYSECVLLVLAVTAGMMLLVAATDLLMIYLAFETMGILSYVLVGIRAKDSRSGEAALKYVLYGAFTSGTMLFGFSLVFGLVGSTSLAQISSHMAAAAQNSADHLLLVLVLLFFLAGLLFKTAAFPFHFWCPDVYEGAPTPITAFLSVGPKAAGFALFLRFFYPMFTSDQGHGLYKALAGLQWPAVLALISAITMTLGNLAALRQNNLKRLLAYSSIAHAGYLFMGIVCLTGQGLRSVVFYLVVYLFMNLGAFAVVTVVAGAGGSEEINSYRGLASKAPFTCVAMAIFLFSLVGLPPFAGFIGKVYLFAAVISEQIYWLAVVAAVNTVISLYYYLRIVKAMFLETSPGGIQISVPLSFRLLLASLLIPTLGLGLYWQPLATVIASMF